A stretch of the Jeotgalibacillus haloalkalitolerans genome encodes the following:
- a CDS encoding ROK family protein: MTLVLAVDIGGSFVKSAVTRPDGQLYDFQKVATPTSLDAFMLVMDQLVDANDIQGIAISSPGSIESSGLNVGYSAVPYLYHENLKVLCEGRYGVPVSIENDGNCAALAEYECGAAEGIASFVCIVIGTGIGGGIVHHGELLRGAHLHAGEFGYLMLDMANGNTWSETGSSSALTKRAGFLNGEEVFKRAGHSPEAASALEHFFHTLAAGIFSIQYILDPQRVLLGGGITQQSAFLKGINEAIEALYRQKSYAAVKPEIRLCQAGSHAQLTGAVHLWKKQWKDEAGCLQE; this comes from the coding sequence ATGACGTTAGTGCTCGCCGTTGATATTGGTGGATCCTTTGTAAAGTCTGCGGTGACGCGTCCTGATGGTCAACTGTATGACTTTCAAAAAGTTGCTACACCGACTTCGCTTGATGCTTTTATGCTGGTGATGGATCAGTTAGTCGATGCGAACGATATTCAGGGGATTGCCATCAGTTCTCCGGGAAGTATTGAGTCTTCAGGGCTGAATGTCGGGTATAGTGCCGTTCCATATTTATATCATGAGAACTTAAAGGTGTTGTGCGAAGGGCGTTATGGTGTGCCGGTCAGTATTGAAAATGACGGGAATTGTGCGGCGCTAGCTGAATATGAATGTGGCGCCGCTGAAGGAATAGCGTCTTTTGTCTGTATTGTGATTGGTACCGGCATCGGAGGCGGGATTGTCCATCATGGCGAGTTGCTCCGTGGTGCACATCTTCACGCGGGTGAATTTGGTTATTTGATGCTGGATATGGCAAACGGCAATACATGGAGTGAAACGGGCTCTTCGTCTGCATTGACTAAACGGGCAGGCTTTTTAAATGGAGAAGAGGTATTTAAACGTGCTGGGCATTCACCTGAAGCTGCATCAGCGCTTGAGCACTTTTTTCATACACTGGCTGCCGGTATTTTTTCGATTCAATACATTTTGGATCCGCAAAGGGTACTGCTCGGTGGAGGGATTACACAGCAGTCGGCTTTTTTAAAGGGCATCAATGAGGCAATTGAAGCGCTTTACAGACAAAAAAGTTATGCGGCGGTTAAGCCGGAGATCCGCCTTTGTCAGGCTGGCAGTCACGCTCAGCTTACAGGTGCGGTTCATCTTTGGAAAAAACAGTGGAAGGATGAAGCAGGATGTTTACAAGAATAG
- a CDS encoding YesL family protein: MFTRIGGFFTEASLWIFRMMQLNLTWLIHIVLGGVITGFFPATVALFSITRSWVKGDIDEPVWTSFHRCFKNNFMKSNALGAVYAAVGGFIYLDLYLALQMKGAVGLFLTILLIVVAALFILSLLTFFAYYVHFEQTYKAYLIQPFILTFISFRQNLLIVIGLTLIGYLLKEMPGLIPFAAGVMPAYWIMKVSMNRYRQLKIEMEAVT; this comes from the coding sequence ATGTTTACAAGAATAGGCGGTTTTTTTACTGAGGCGAGTCTTTGGATCTTCAGAATGATGCAATTAAATCTCACTTGGCTGATCCATATCGTACTCGGTGGTGTGATTACAGGCTTTTTCCCTGCAACGGTTGCGCTTTTTTCGATCACGCGCAGCTGGGTGAAGGGTGATATTGATGAGCCTGTGTGGACATCTTTTCACAGGTGTTTTAAAAACAATTTTATGAAGTCAAATGCGCTTGGAGCAGTCTATGCGGCAGTAGGCGGTTTTATCTATCTGGATCTTTATCTGGCACTGCAGATGAAAGGTGCGGTCGGACTTTTTCTGACAATCCTGCTGATTGTGGTTGCTGCGTTATTTATCCTGTCACTGTTAACATTTTTCGCCTACTATGTACATTTTGAGCAGACGTATAAAGCCTATTTAATTCAGCCTTTTATCCTTACATTTATCAGCTTCCGTCAAAACCTCCTGATTGTGATCGGGCTTACGCTGATCGGCTATCTGTTAAAAGAGATGCCGGGTCTGATTCCGTTCGCTGCAGGTGTGATGCCGGCTTACTGGATTATGAAGGTTTCGATGAACCGGTATAGACAATTGAAGATTGAAATGGAGGCAGTCACATGA
- a CDS encoding alpha-mannosidase, translating into MTKKTAHIISHSHWDREWYMSLEEHRYYLVQLFDDLLTMLKDDPDYHSFHLDGQTIMVDDYLQVRPDRKEEVEKYIHEGRLVIGPWYILQDAFLTSAEANIRNLLYGMKTTRKYGQDGNLGYFPDTFGVYGQAPQILKQAGIDTAAFGRGVTPTGFNNQVFHDDYSSPYSEMTWEAPDGSQVLGILFANWYSNGNEIPSDGTAEAFWDQKLRDAERFASTSELLFMNGCDHQPVQKDITKAIKIANELRPEIEFRHSSFQDYIAEVKKDLPNQLQVVKGELRNQKTDGWSTLVNTASARIYLKQANDRCQTLLEKVMEPLGCFAEDQALHSDFTEYYWKLLMENHPHDSICGCSVDHVHQEMETRFMKVETGVQRYIDEQLKSIAEKIDTTHQHPGAIPLLIMNTAASREKQVIRKVIHLHKIYFSEKPFQEIPALLQKKSAGTFYAENGEGEKFATVTKDNGIVFGYDLPDDGFRRPYYAIEAELTFEYAPAVAAGYEVYYLIPEVNQTDQRMLFDQDKLKMENEFVKVMVHENGTYTISNQQTGVSYPGLGIYEDTGDIGNEYMFKETGDGFRVRSEKMEQMNVIENNGLIASIEIIQSMKVPAHADDQLQEERQNLVWHPERKSGRSNEMTNIQIKTTLTLEKHARGLMVSTVVDNQAKDHRLRVLFPAGSKEEFHLADSVFEVSKRPNVPEKEWKNPAFDHHMQRFVSLNGLTVAGKGLHEYEVSGQDTIELTLLRSVGELGDWGVFETPEAQSSGEQSAEYMVIPDSTHKAFDEAYRFPIPAAVAVAGCHSGNKSKVSALFEWQGEGLILTSIKPRLQGEGTVIRWFNPSDNIVTLEVDVLDEKEIYHSTVLEKKAELLGSGRVNIEVKPYEIMTLLVSEGDKRNEY; encoded by the coding sequence ATGACAAAGAAAACAGCGCATATCATTTCTCACTCGCATTGGGACAGGGAATGGTATATGTCACTTGAAGAACATCGTTATTATCTGGTTCAGCTTTTTGATGATCTGTTAACGATGCTTAAGGATGATCCTGATTATCACAGCTTTCATCTGGACGGGCAGACGATTATGGTTGATGACTATCTGCAGGTCAGACCGGATAGAAAAGAAGAGGTCGAAAAGTATATCCATGAGGGCAGACTTGTGATTGGTCCCTGGTACATTTTACAGGATGCTTTTTTGACAAGTGCTGAAGCGAATATCAGAAACCTGCTTTATGGAATGAAAACGACAAGGAAGTATGGTCAGGACGGGAATCTCGGGTATTTTCCGGATACATTCGGTGTGTATGGTCAGGCGCCTCAGATTCTGAAGCAGGCTGGTATTGATACAGCTGCATTTGGACGTGGTGTGACGCCAACAGGATTTAATAATCAGGTATTTCATGATGATTATTCCTCACCGTATTCTGAAATGACATGGGAAGCGCCGGATGGTTCACAGGTGCTTGGGATTTTATTTGCCAATTGGTATTCGAATGGCAATGAAATTCCGTCAGACGGTACAGCTGAGGCGTTTTGGGATCAGAAGCTTAGAGATGCTGAACGTTTTGCTTCAACCTCTGAATTGTTATTTATGAATGGGTGTGATCATCAGCCTGTACAAAAAGATATTACGAAGGCAATTAAAATCGCAAATGAACTGAGGCCGGAGATTGAATTCAGACATTCAAGCTTCCAGGATTATATTGCAGAAGTAAAAAAGGACCTTCCGAATCAGCTTCAGGTTGTAAAGGGAGAGCTGCGAAATCAAAAAACAGATGGCTGGAGTACGTTAGTGAATACAGCTTCTGCAAGGATTTATCTGAAGCAGGCAAATGACCGCTGTCAGACACTGCTTGAAAAAGTGATGGAACCGCTCGGGTGCTTTGCAGAGGATCAGGCGCTTCACAGTGACTTTACAGAATACTACTGGAAGCTTCTGATGGAGAATCACCCTCATGATAGTATTTGCGGATGCAGTGTTGATCATGTGCATCAGGAAATGGAGACAAGGTTTATGAAGGTGGAGACCGGTGTTCAGCGATATATAGATGAGCAGCTTAAGTCGATTGCTGAGAAGATTGATACAACTCATCAGCATCCCGGGGCGATCCCGCTTTTGATTATGAATACAGCTGCCTCCAGGGAAAAACAGGTAATCAGGAAGGTGATTCACTTACATAAGATTTATTTCAGTGAGAAGCCGTTTCAGGAAATTCCTGCTCTTCTTCAAAAAAAGTCTGCGGGCACTTTTTATGCGGAAAATGGCGAGGGGGAGAAATTTGCAACAGTTACAAAGGATAATGGGATTGTATTTGGATACGATCTTCCGGATGATGGCTTCCGGCGTCCTTACTATGCCATTGAAGCAGAGCTTACATTTGAATATGCTCCAGCGGTTGCAGCTGGTTATGAGGTTTACTATCTGATTCCTGAAGTAAATCAAACTGATCAGCGCATGCTTTTCGATCAGGATAAGCTCAAAATGGAAAATGAATTTGTAAAAGTAATGGTGCATGAAAATGGAACTTACACAATCAGTAATCAACAAACAGGTGTGAGCTATCCCGGGCTTGGTATCTATGAGGATACGGGAGATATCGGTAATGAGTATATGTTTAAGGAAACAGGAGATGGCTTCAGAGTCAGGTCTGAAAAGATGGAACAAATGAACGTCATTGAAAATAATGGACTGATTGCTTCTATTGAAATCATTCAGTCAATGAAGGTTCCGGCGCATGCTGATGACCAGCTTCAGGAGGAGCGTCAGAACCTGGTGTGGCACCCTGAGAGAAAAAGCGGTCGGAGCAATGAAATGACCAATATACAAATTAAAACAACGCTAACACTTGAAAAGCACGCAAGAGGATTGATGGTAAGCACAGTTGTTGATAACCAGGCAAAGGATCACAGGCTAAGGGTGTTGTTCCCGGCTGGTTCAAAGGAGGAATTCCATTTAGCTGACAGTGTTTTTGAAGTGAGTAAACGTCCTAACGTACCTGAAAAGGAATGGAAGAATCCTGCATTCGATCACCATATGCAGCGCTTTGTCAGCCTGAACGGGTTGACTGTGGCAGGAAAGGGTCTTCATGAGTATGAGGTCTCCGGTCAGGACACGATTGAATTAACGCTGCTCCGTTCTGTTGGAGAGCTTGGTGACTGGGGGGTATTTGAAACGCCTGAAGCACAAAGCTCAGGTGAACAGTCAGCTGAGTATATGGTGATCCCGGATTCAACGCATAAGGCATTTGATGAGGCTTATCGTTTTCCAATACCGGCGGCAGTAGCAGTAGCAGGCTGTCATAGCGGAAACAAGTCGAAGGTGTCAGCTCTTTTTGAATGGCAGGGAGAAGGATTGATTCTCACGTCCATTAAACCCCGCCTGCAGGGAGAAGGAACAGTGATCAGGTGGTTCAATCCATCTGACAACATCGTTACGCTTGAGGTTGATGTTTTAGATGAAAAAGAGATTTATCATTCGACAGTTCTTGAAAAAAAAGCAGAATTACTTGGCAGCGGACGGGTAAATATCGAGGTCAAACCATATGAAATTATGACACTGCTGGTCAGTGAGGGGGATAAGCGGAATGAATACTAA